The segment TAGAACCCTGTGTACACTATTGACAAGAACATTTTCTTACAGCCCTTGCTCCCATTATAATGAATGTTGagtttggttttgttttgaaaggGAAAGGTTTCAAAGGTTCACAAATACCATGGAGAAGAAACAAAGCTGTTCCAAACACATGCTGAAACAAATGCTGTCATTTTAAAAGACAATTAGATACATAATGAGATACTGTATATAAATATCAAGTCAAGATGCTCAAAAGATGATTGGAGACACTGTAATAGAGATGTCATTAATGGTGttgtcttcaattctgaagattaaggatgagtgcagtgtttcacttgGCTTACAGATGTCTAtagaatctaaaaataatagAATGTGTAATACTTAAAAATGCCTAGAAACACACCAATGAAcaaatatgttttttgttttattagcgATTGAAACCTGTAGATTGGTATTGTGGTCATAAATTTACTTCAAGAATCCTTGAGTGACTGAAAAAGTAGATTTTTTCAAAGGCagcaaatttaaaatacaatacagtgaaaacaattttttgggGGCTGATATTCAAGTTTTTTCAAAGAAGCagttttttacttttcataTGCTGCTTCAAATTTGAAGGTAATTATATCCAAGCCCAAACCACTTACAGAACCATAGGGGATGGCAGCAGGGgagtttgaacccaggaccatcaaaCAATAGTCTAGTGCATACCAATCGACCAGGCAAACATCAATCCATCACAGTATATGAATGATTCAATTGTTTACAAGAATGAGCTTATTATTTACTGCTGTTAACAAGATACATACCATCAAGACTAATTGTGAggtggaaaattatttttttttactctctttTACATTCCAGGATTGATGCCAATTTTAAAGTTTAGATACCAGATAAACTAGAGCACATCCTATGCACTGTTAATGCATTGGGTTCTATTGCagtatttgtttttacttttcagacataaactttttttttgtaaatgctttatGTGCTAATTGTATTAGATTtatgtacagtttttttttttatcctcatAAACAGGAGAAAAAGAAACCATCCTGAGACCAAATGCAGGAACTAATTATCGCAAAACACCATGCCTATGCAGAGGATTTTGAAAGCGTTATATACAAAAATCATAAGCTAGATTATGTTGGTTGTTCTTCAAATATTTGGCTATATTGTGGAGATTTAAAGGCAATAACACTTATTTCTGTGGCATGTTGAGGTCAAAGTTCAACACAATATTGCTATTAACAATTTTCTTGAGCTTTTGAAATGCTTGACTGAATTGTTCTACTACGTGTTACTCCTGATTCTCCAAGTTTCATTTACATTAGTCTTAGTCTTCTTCCAACTCTCCAGTACTGTGGGACAAGGACTTATTCAAAGGTAGATGGGCTACACAAAATGGATTAAAGTACAATGAAAAGCTAAGTCTACATTTAAAGTGGAGGTGGTGCAGCATTAATTGCAGTAGTACCAAATATTTAGAAATTCTAGTATTATTCTTAAAGAGACATCTTTTAAGAActgaattttgtttactttgagtGTTCTGCAAATGagcaaatgtattttttttaatgtataaatagATGTTTTGTGTTAACATCTTTTTAAACTCCATTGTTcatgtatagtttttttttatgtttatatctATTTGATAATATATGTCCatgtagatttttgttttaacctcAAAAGACTTGTATTTTCAAGATTGTGTTCATCACCACAAAATGTTCCTATTAAAATGACTTCATCACTGTTGCCATCATtgtcaatcattttttttgtccTATTTTTTCCTAAGGATGGAAATATATTGCAAAATGATTACTAACAAaagtttcaatataaaaaaacaaaacacaaagttGAAATTCAAACTGAAATTCTTGTTAAACATATAGAGATTCAACAATCAAACTCATTTATACAATTATTCTTACAAAAATGGTTGTCTCTGAGGTGGGCAGATGTAAGCCACAAGCAACATtgaaaaatcattttgtttttaaataaataaaacaccgGCAGTTAAGGCTTTATTAGatgtaatacaattttaaatgtataaaagaaattaatctAATAAACTAAGTGAATAGAAATGGAcacattatatattaaaaagcGAGAATTAGTGGCTAATTAAAAATCTTTGAAATGTACATATTTCGGAATATCATTTATTCAATAcagttaaaaattaatttgtaaagAATCTTTCAATTAGAATGTGAACCATCTGACTATAATGAGCTACCATTCCCAAGTTTGATTGATACTTGACAAGTAGATTTACATTTTCGATAAATGTTTCTCTGACAGCTACAATTAAaggataatttaattttttaaacatttccatGTTGATAGTTTAAAGAACACattgtatttcatttttaaataaatttgtaattaaaaaaaaatgtagttatATTGACTGCCACATATATTATACAACAGCTACAGTGTTGTTAATATTAGAGAAAGGAAAAGATGTATCAGTCCTGATTGAAggtatttattcatttatccaATACAAATTAAGATAGCTGAAGagcattttatttacatttcagcaaattctacacacacacacacaactttaCAAAAatctagtaataaatataacacTGCcatatttggaaaaaaaattaatcaataaattacttaaatattttaaaaagtgatttttgTTTGTAACAGTTTGAATAACCTtgatatctaaatatatatatatatatttagtgttAGTGACTGGAAGTTTGATAGACATGAACGCTAAGATGAAAATTCAATAGGGCAAGGATATTGACCAGTCTTCGTAGTCTTAAGTTTTTCAAGTGGGCAAcaaaatgaccaaccacctttactttccccagtaAATATCTAGGAATCCTAAGTTGGATTTACATGTATTATCTTCACTGCTTTGCTTTCTTTCAATTTCAatcataatttttaattaaaactgaTAATCAAAAGTACAGTtctgcactttaaaaaaaatgaagtctgTTCAATGTTGTAAAGTATCtaacccccctctctctctctatatatatatatatacatacagttGACAATTTTGATAGTCAAACAATTATGGGACCAGGAGGATGTTGTTCTATTTTCAAGggtataaaacaaacaatacagaaaaaataaaatgtatttcaataaatacaaaacatcTCATTTCCGCCTTCACATGCTGAGCTAAAGTACATTTTTAATCTACCTTTATTCGAAAAATAGATGTACTACTGtctacattaattacatgaatTTGCACACTATTAAAAGAATCTGTCATCGAATTTTCAGGATACTCACAATGTGCATGTGCAGCTGATGCAAACATTGCCAATATGTTTCAGATTTTGATTTTTCTGACTATCGAGATTCaactatatagataaatattacaTGATGAAAAAAATCTAGTATTTTAAATGACAGAATTTTTACTATTAAAGGTATAAATTCATTTCTCAATAACAAAATGTACACAGGAAAATAATGCTAGTCTAAACTAAatgtttctgaaaaaaaaaaaaaagaaaatatattctgaaataaattgtaactaataatttgaaagtaaaaaaaaaaatgtattacaaatggcTACGCATATCAGCTGCAAGTTGCTCTATGAATTATAAGGGAAGGACGTGGACAAACTATATATTTTAATCTTGTGGATACCAAATGTTACACTAACACCGAAGTCACCAATTTTTGAGGTCACATGGttgattttgtaaaaattattttgaacactaACAGTCAATCAAACTTCATGCTTCCAATTTATTCAATATTTCAAGCTTTTGACTGTTATTGGCACTGATATAATTCAATTCAGAACTAATAGGAGTTTATGAGATTCAGTCAAATCACCAGAAAATAGATACAAAATTTGTTTTACTTGACTACACCACAGAGTACACTTCATCATGCACATCAAACACTTAAAGGCTAACATCCATTACAGTTTCAATCTATCATATATACAGTCTCAATCTATTTATTAATACATGTGTATTTGTGTCACACAAATATTCATAGTTTTCTAAACTGATAAGATATTTGTCACAATAGATTTAAAATCCAAGAGTCTATGGAAAGGTTGGTAAAGGAAGGAGGACCTCCAGTCAACAGGCTATTACCTCAGCAATGGTGGTACCTTgtttatcactttttttttcttatagtaACACCCCCACAGGGCCTCAAAAAATGTTTGCTTTGAAGCATAACATTTTTGCTAAACACCAAGTCCATTCAAAACATGAGGTCTTTTTCTGATGTGTTGAATTTAGTTTAACAGCAATAACAAGATTttataatgtataaatataaatgtatataatatgAACATGATATATGAATACTATCTACAGAGATACTTTTCAATTGAACAAAAAATATCacaatattaataattttacttCAAACTTGAGCACTTAGTAGAGAAACAGAAAGGCTCAAAGTCATAACAAAAAAGGAGAACTAAAAATGAAACATACATAAGGATACACCCATGTTTGAAAGATTGCATTAGGAATCAAATGGACAAGTGAAAACAGGTCACAATGCTGCATATGTACATAATTTAATTTACAGTCTATCACAGAGCTCACCTTTATCTTTGTACAAGTCTAACGTGTCCTTAAGTGTGACAATATACAGTGTTAACAATGTGTCACACTACTGACACCCAGAAAAAGCAGGGGACCAGGTTATagaaaaatcaaaatgttaATACTCAACTATTAACTTTAatatttcagtaaaaaaaacatcttgaaTACATAACTGCAGATAGGGATGACCTAATAGTAAATTGAAGTTTGAAAATATATCAGATTGGATACATAAAGATTTCTCTTAGACCTGCCtccaaaaaatcttttaaacagGCAGAGCaagatacaaaaatatattaatcaaaaaattatattaactgaAAGAATCAACAAAAATccaatataaatgaaaaagtcAAGACAGCTGAACACCTGGTGTGCACCTTCGAAATAAAGCTACCTTTTGACAGATTTGGGTGAACAGGTTGTATGAGACCTGCCATCTTTATGGTTGAGGTCCTCAGACAGGCAAATAACTTTTGAATTGACCTTGACTGGCTTAATGTTGTCATCGCTGCTTGAGTCAGATAAGTTCTTTTCTCCTTGGCAACTGTCTGAATCGCTGTCCACTGTCATGATCACACGCTTCCTTGAAGGGGACACAACCTCCAGCAAAGGTTCTAGTCTTGGGGCATCATCTCTGACCCTGATTAGAGTAAAAATTTATTATGGTAAAGGATTTAAGCACAGTTTTTCTAGTTTTGTAGAATGTAAAATTTTAtgcaataatataaatatatatactgatTTCATAGTTTGATAGATTGTTCAATACAGacttattaacaaaaataacTTAGCTTTGTAAGAACAGCTgcagaaagtaaaaaaatatttgtttcactgACAGTCTCTAATtaagtttttaatttcttattataTGTTTTTGCAACTTCAACCCAAAGAGAGACAcatttcaaattattatttttttttcacaaattatgttttaaattgacaattattttttgcTGCAGGACCCAAAGTAGAATTGTTTTCTAGCAAAATAAATGACTGCCCTCTGTGAAACTTACCTTCTTAAAATAATGACTGCCCTACGTGAAACAATGTCTTCTGGTCTTACGCAGTGTGTTATGTGATCTGCTGCATAACCactgaaaaaaagtaaaagcagtAATACTATAATGAAAATTgtatgcaatgtcaactaaatTATTAGAGTATTAGAGCATAAGTATCCTGACAAACCAAAACCTGTAAAATATCTTAAAGaataatttaaagtttaaaaaaaaattattttgattaaaagaaaatatttgttacATCATATGTAGATTACCTGAAGCTagtatataaaacaataattgaAAAATAAGTAAAAGTATTATATAGCAGGATGACTAAAAATATTGTCCTTACCTTAGCAGCGTTACACAGCCTCGTGCCATAGGTAATGTTAGCACAGGCTTAGACACACGGATGGGTTTGAATGAGAACTTGCAGCCAAAACTTAAAGCGCTCTCACTGAAGAATGACACTGAGACAATGGGCCTTTCAAATATGTGAGGCGGGTCAATGTGAGAGACAATACAGCCTCCTGGCTTATAGTCATTGATCACTGCACTGTTGACAAAGCCCTCAGGGATCACATTGGCCTTGTACAGCGGAGTAATCACCAGTCTGTGTATCCACTTTGGTATCTCGTCCACATCACCCTTGCTATACAGGCGTTCACTGCCAGGACCACGCTTGGTTAACTGTGACCCATAGGTGTAGCCTTCTCCAAAGAAATACTTGTTTCTTAAAGGTGCCCTTTGTAAATGAAAGAAAGATTTGCAAATaatattgaatgtttttttttatcttttatttttctaataaaaaaaaaaaaaaaaaaaaaaaaaaaaaaaagcacacagCTGACAGTAACAGCTgtgtagaaaaaataaaaaccagtCACCAGTCTCATTTAGTTATAAAGACCTGTGTGGCTGAATGGTGTGACTATGGAAGGAGGGGAAGAATGGCATTCTTTAAGATGGAATGAAATCTTGTTTTTCACTCAGCATCCCTCCCCTCCCAAGTCACAGAAGAGACAGGACAAAGCCCTATTTgctaactaaaatacaaaaatgtgctgtaaaaaaaaaccttgtacagactagagggagagagaaggatgAGAACAACTAACATTCTTCGACAATGCAGAGGTACAACTGGTCTGACCAATGGCCATGTGTGTGACTGACTCGCAGTTTTATAAACCACTTGACAAAGACATGAGGTGTTTCTGAAAAAGGATCTATATATAGTCTAAAACGTTCGATAACTCAAAAGAAGCACCAAAACATTCTCAATTTGAGAAGTTTAACCAACATTCTTCCCTCATTTCCAAAGAGCTTCTAGAGACCTTGCCAAGCAACAATTGATTGAATATCTTAAAAGCTAGggtaaaaaatttaattaattaaaagggAAGAAATTCTCTGTAAATGTGTAATTATAACACTTTGTCTTCTAATGATCATGAATAGTGTCTTACCcccttaaatatttttaataagcaTAGGACTACAACAATCTGTTTATAGACTATTGTCCAAAGTCCAATGGCTGTGGAGTTatcagatttttttctttggttctagatctatatttgaatAGAAAGTAAAGTTTGCACAACGGCATAACTAATAGGTCTAATTGTCTGCCATCAATCATCAATACATAAAAAACTCTTTTACTTTTATCCAGCGAACAGGCTTGGACCAGGAACTCTTCACTCGATTTTTCTAGATCCACTAGTGTGGTGACTAGTTAATTAGAAACAATTCTAGAGATCTAACAATGGATGTGACTTGGACTTGGAATTAGATCTCCTAGATTGGCTAGATTACTTGGAAGAATAGTTGAATTGAATAGAATAGTTGAATATAGACCAATAGATTCTAGATGAATAATCTAaaaatctagtcctagacaTTCTGATTCTAGATCTGGGCATTCTGATTGAGTGATTCTGGGAGTGGGATAGAGATCTAAATGATAAattaatctagatagatctagaatctatctgatagatctaaactCTACTCTATGTAGATTAACATCTAATTGATTTTACCTACAGTAACACTCTTACTAGTCTTACCTATCTACTGTATGTTCCTTGTACAGGCCAATATCACTTAACTTGACTACTTtatctattttcttttcaatcTCTGAACAGTCATCTgctgaaaataatttttgttgttgtattccAGACTTTACTCTTTGAAGTTCTTCTTCGCGTTCTTCTGTGTTGTAGTCATCATATTTGGATCGCGGTACTCCTCTGTTAAAATATCCCTTGTGcttgttatttgattttttcGTAAATTCTTTAGGACGATTGTTAGATTTGTACAGCTTTTCTCTCAGATCTGTGACAGACTcagtcgccatatttgactttgggtaactagaatctagatcggAATCTAATTGTATCTTTAAAACTGAAGAGCAAGCCCCGCCGTCCCGCCTTAAAAGCAAGTTTACGGTCACCGATAAGGCGTTCATTCTGTTATGATTAGAGGCTAACTTCACTAAGACTAGTTTCTGAAATGTTCAGTGTCTagttgttgtttatatttttgtttttacaaagctcacttGTCAAAGCGTATTATATTAGTCATGTCACAGACTTCTTGTAGAAAGATGGATACATAGGCCTATacgcagggccggtcctacaggttgcggggccctatgcgaaacggattgcgcggggcctaatttgggttgtgattaggataataagtgaaaattaagattttgtatttgaaaataaattcgtcttagcattttatttatattttactaagtacaaaatcactgtcacctagaattcgcatcgcgcggggcctatgaaagtgcggggcccactgcggccgcataggggCGCcgataggttgcagtggcctaagaccggccctgcctatACGACGTAGGCTAATTAAAGCAATAACTGGACGATAGGctacacattaaaaaaacaagattacaaagacagtttgtgtggaaacccaaactcaaaatcggcccccgaagtggtccacccaggcaggcatcaatattttcagaaagaacatccaaatgaaattatatcaaagacaaatgagagataagaatggagaaagaaggttgacagatcttgtgtagtgccccaacggtacagcagatcaaaggataggtgcaagtgaatgcaaagttagatgtgaacctggcctaactagttcccctttcagaccttgtggtctatagggcagatgatgtaaagttcgtctgtttttgtggcctacggttaacgagggtgtcatgtagcaagcacaacgaccaaccgcctttacttttccccaactaatatcaggtaccaattagagctgggtggactcagaggcgcctaaggattccgaagttgaaaatcccagtcttcaccaggattcgaacccggggctcccggttcggaagccaagcgctttaccgctcagctaccgcgcctctcctggcctaactgaagtcttataattgatgtaattgttttgaaaaggctcaatctcttattcgaatgctcaaaagaaaaaaaaaaatttacattttcgCTAAAGAAAATGTTCACGAAGATGACAtctacaagattactattcgttttaatttaagtcttacttataatgcatactaattagccttttctctttaaaaaactgcttgcataactgattttaaaaattagatttttcgctttcagaaaaaaaaaagtagccgttacatcagaactttgaatggtctaaaatattctgatgtcggattttcaatatcttttctagtttacgagatctaaacgggacggacggacagacatttcgcacaaaacaaatagcgtcttttcccctttcgggggccgctaaaaattaaacGCAAACCATAATGTTGAATGAATAATGCAAAGGTTGTCAGCGGGTTAATATAATAAAACAGTGGTTTAGAAATATAGAATACTTTAGAGCAGAGATGTCCGGCCTTAGTTAGCCTGCGggtcattttaatttccgacccTTGTCTTGCGGGCAACACTACcgatgatacaaaaaaaaaaaaaaatgaaatataccagaaaccatttttattaaaaacccATGGAACTAGTAGGCCTAATTACATTAATTGATTTAAGTTCATGCAAAATCAACTTTTTGAATATCAAACTGCATAGATGACACCAAATCAGAGCACTGAATCTGGATGTTCGTCTGTGAGGTGATTACGCAACATAGAAGGCAGAAGAGACACCGGTCGGCCACTTTTAGGGTATACTGCTGTTATGCAAATGCGACATAAAGCCCTtaaaaatcgacactaacagttGAGAAGAATAAGCACTAAATTAGATAGATCCACACAGAGAGCAAACATAAACTAAGGATCCTTGATTGCAGATGGCATACTCATCAGAAGTAGGAAGAAGAGTGAACGTAGGCTACAACAGCGCCCCCTGGTGATGACAGATGCCCAATCTGTGACCGTGTATCAAAGggttggcctctttagtcacatgagaagttgtAAAGGGAAGAGATCGTTCTTCGAGACGTTAAGTGCCACGAATGATGATATGAATGAAATCCATCGAAGACAAAAGTAAAAGCCACAACTTATCagaagataactttttttttcaacctttttcaattattattttttacactttgtgCAGACCTTTCGGTGGACCGAATAGCACAGCTTTGGTGGCCGgatttggcccgcgggccgtatttttgggcatcactgctttagatCATTTTTAAGTTCTAGGATCATAACTTATATAGTAAGCCGTGCTTGCATCTCCTTCTTGGTTGACAATGAGCACAATGTCATTTCCTGTGCGTGTATCTCAACAGCCAAGTACAATAGGCTAAATAACGGATTCTTTCAAAGTAGCAGTAACAGCCAGGCCTTTTCCACCATGTGGAAAAGATAGACAAAAAGTAAATacattcttaaagataacctgcacccattaaaccactggtacatcagatctgaacgaagatTTAAATACtactttatcccactttcggtcagagtgttacaaggtcattTGTCGTCATCTAagagtacatagaagtctaattcatgaAGCGCTGGTtttgaatgtgtatgtgttttgtgtgtgaatgttgatcatatttgcatctatattgttattgtacagtagttacactgaggttgtcaattgtagtctaactgaatttctatttgattggatcaatcaaacgtatcttatcttaaataaatagaataagGAATGCCTTATGCtaaaatagttttctttaatACACCAACTTTCAGCTGCAAAACCAGATGATGAACTTGCTGCATATGTTCAATGTTCATAGCTTCTAATTCTGTACAAGTCCTTGATTGAAAATGTTTATTCGCACATGTTGGTAGGTAGGCACACGACTCCCACTACAAGACGTCTTGCTTAACACGAGGATGATCTTAAGGCCCAAAACAAACTTGCATGCTTTactgcagcgtttctcaaactctGGGAGTGCAAACACGGAGGGAATGCGACGTTCTCTCAGAGCGGACTCGACGCCTtgacaagaggggggggggacgaagactatcaaattttatttcaagagaAAAATTTATTAACTTGTATTTTTATTGTAGATACCAATCAACGTTTGAATATTGACCCAGTAAAATTATATTATCAcggtattaatttaaaaaaaaaatattgtaagtaATAGACGTTGTTTCACATTCTAATAAAGCCCCTTTTCAAATGTATACCGGTACCTTTTTCGTGAGAGATGCCTGCTACACTATCATCTCAAAGCGTTTTGAAAAAGATATTTCAAACCATCTCCATCAAAGGATTTATTCTCAACTTTCTTGTGTCAGAATGGTCGAAAATTCTCCCAACTGTTGCCAGTCGTTATGTTCACGACTTTTGTGTGACACTAAATAAGGTCCAGAGCAAACAACGGCTAACTAACATAAAGATGATCTTAAAAGATCACGTCCATTACAGATTTACTTGCACTATAGTACTTCGTATTCCCTTGCATAATAGTATTGGCCAATGATGTTACCTTCTTCATTTGACTTAaaattgacttaaaaaaaaaaaatctaatgaaTAGTGCGCTCAGACAAGCTTTAAGGAACTGGTACGCAAATTAGTATTCTGAGAAATATAGAGGTGAAGATCATagaaagaaagtggaaatgGATtcgtcacacccttagaaaagataccaacaataGAGCTAGAAAGGCGTTAGAgtgggacccccccccccaccggcacaagacgcagaggaagacaaAAATGAACGTGGCGACtcagtgtaggcctactagatgaagccgagaggacaggaaagagctgggaagccataaaAACTATccagagaccgtggagagtagcgtgtttttactgagtccctatgttccatgaggaacgcaaaggaaagatgatgatgatgaaatttGTATTCTAAACATATTTATCCAGAATAGAATCGGAAAATTGTGCTATTATTATTTGTCTGtatgttttctttctattgattACATTCTTACAACCACACTAGAGCCCACTGTTGAAGCCTACAGCGCTCCTCCAAGATGACAGTTGGTTATTCGGGGGAGGGGGTGATCGAAATTTATTTTGACTATGGAGTGCCACccgtttgagaaacactgctcattTGCCTCGATTGTCTCTCACTCGGCGCGTCCCactatgaacttttttttttaaacctgctATCTTCCAAACTTGGAGAAATTGGGCCTTGTAGACACAAGAAGAATAGGCCTACGTTTCTAAAGATCAGAAAAGTGCTCGAGGCAAGACTCCACTTTCAGCGCTTGAAAGTATcgttaaacaatgaataaaaatatttgcaatcgcaaaactttattaaattctagatctaccgGTACtacaatttaattacatgattgattcaaa is part of the Biomphalaria glabrata chromosome 2, xgBioGlab47.1, whole genome shotgun sequence genome and harbors:
- the LOC106051951 gene encoding RNA demethylase ALKBH5-like, with translation MATESVTDLREKLYKSNNRPKEFTKKSNNKHKGYFNRGVPRSKYDDYNTEEREEELQRVKSGIQQQKLFSADDCSEIEKKIDKVVKLSDIGLYKEHTVDRAPLRNKYFFGEGYTYGSQLTKRGPGSERLYSKGDVDEIPKWIHRLVITPLYKANVIPEGFVNSAVINDYKPGGCIVSHIDPPHIFERPIVSVSFFSESALSFGCKFSFKPIRVSKPVLTLPMARGCVTLLSGYAADHITHCVRPEDIVSRRAVIILRRVRDDAPRLEPLLEVVSPSRKRVIMTVDSDSDSCQGEKNLSDSSSDDNIKPVKVNSKVICLSEDLNHKDGRSHTTCSPKSVKR